A stretch of [Clostridium] scindens DNA encodes these proteins:
- a CDS encoding DUF1330 domain-containing protein, translating into MTYFVVSVQIDEEKGIGSYEDYIRQVKPLVELHGGKYLVRSEKIQYLGNVWKPDRLIIICFPSRKELDACFQSEAYQEIADKRRAWVDAQAVIIEEEIYGDL; encoded by the coding sequence TTGACTTATTTTGTTGTAAGCGTGCAGATAGATGAAGAGAAGGGGATCGGAAGTTATGAGGATTATATCCGACAGGTAAAGCCTTTGGTAGAGCTGCATGGCGGGAAATATCTCGTACGCTCGGAGAAGATACAATACCTGGGAAATGTCTGGAAGCCGGATCGCCTGATTATCATCTGTTTTCCTTCAAGGAAAGAGTTGGATGCATGTTTCCAATCAGAAGCGTATCAGGAAATTGCGGACAAGAGAAGAGCGTGGGTTGATGCCCAGGCGGTGATCATAGAGGAGGAGATCTATGGAGATTTGTAA
- a CDS encoding PadR family transcriptional regulator has product MGEEKDLMHNLISELRRGTLILSVLSQLSEAKYGYALVQSLEEKGVEIDPNTLYPLLRRLEKQGILTSQWDVGESKPRKYYSRTLMGDDIFRRLKEQWEQLSENMEQILREEEI; this is encoded by the coding sequence ATGGGAGAAGAAAAAGATTTGATGCACAACCTGATATCGGAACTGCGCAGAGGAACCTTGATATTAAGCGTATTAAGCCAGCTCAGCGAGGCGAAGTACGGGTATGCCCTTGTGCAGAGCCTGGAGGAAAAGGGCGTGGAGATAGATCCCAATACCTTGTATCCGCTGCTTCGCAGGCTGGAGAAGCAGGGAATACTAACGAGCCAGTGGGATGTGGGCGAGTCAAAGCCGAGAAAATACTACAGCAGGACTCTTATGGGAGACGACATATTCCGGCGCTTAAAAGAACAGTGGGAACAACTGTCAGAAAACATGGAGCAGATATTGAGGGAGGAAGAGATATGA
- a CDS encoding MBL fold metallo-hydrolase, producing MEICNHVHQIRIDFNVTEDVKRYVYVYLLTGSSCFLIDAGVAGASREIGNYMESIGRRLEEIEGIFLTHSHPDHIGGALEIQELAHCKIYAGARERDWMEDIDRQFAERPIPNFYKLVNASVKIDKILAEGETIVLEEGMTLSAAEVPGHSRGSMAYCLDKGKVKVLFTGDSIPAKGDLPIFTDSGKSKETIEKIRRMQGIDFYCPAWDRVYASDEISAILDSAFHIIADIEKCSAAVFLEYADRSMEEKMGQICKELRMEHLSRNPLFYRSVLGSLEHR from the coding sequence ATGGAGATTTGTAATCATGTGCACCAGATTCGAATTGATTTTAATGTGACGGAAGATGTAAAGCGGTATGTGTATGTATATCTGCTAACCGGAAGTTCCTGTTTTCTGATTGATGCCGGGGTTGCAGGCGCCAGCCGGGAGATTGGAAATTATATGGAATCGATTGGAAGGCGGCTGGAAGAGATAGAAGGCATCTTTCTTACCCACTCCCATCCCGATCATATTGGAGGCGCGTTAGAAATCCAGGAACTGGCCCACTGCAAGATTTACGCAGGCGCAAGGGAGCGAGATTGGATGGAAGATATAGACCGTCAGTTTGCAGAACGTCCGATTCCTAATTTTTATAAACTGGTCAATGCTTCGGTAAAGATCGATAAGATCTTGGCCGAAGGCGAGACTATCGTGCTGGAAGAAGGCATGACCTTAAGCGCGGCGGAAGTTCCGGGCCATTCGAGGGGGTCTATGGCGTATTGCCTGGATAAGGGGAAAGTTAAAGTGCTTTTTACGGGGGATTCTATTCCTGCAAAAGGCGATCTGCCTATATTTACGGACAGCGGCAAGAGCAAAGAGACGATAGAAAAGATAAGGAGGATGCAAGGCATAGATTTCTATTGTCCTGCCTGGGATAGGGTGTATGCAAGCGACGAGATATCTGCTATCCTGGATAGCGCATTTCATATAATTGCAGATATCGAGAAGTGTTCGGCAGCAGTATTCTTGGAATATGCAGATCGGAGCATGGAGGAGAAGATGGGGCAGATATGCAAAGAACTTCGGATGGAGCATCTATCCAGGAATCCGCTGTTTTATAGGAGCGTACTGGGCAGCCTGGAGCATAGATAG
- a CDS encoding SAM-dependent methyltransferase — protein MNEFLTSYLGGIIPVAFRIQSGEESMIVGRDRPEFTVTLNEDLDKKELLTSTSLALGEAYMKEELEVDRDLYEVLNLFLGQMGKFKTDKSALKKLILTSKAKKNQEKEVRSHYDIGNEFYRLWLDETMSYSCGYFKNAEDTLYDAQVNKADHILEKLQLQEGMTLLDIGCGWGFLLMRAAKKYGIKGTGITLSKEQYQKFSEDIEREGLKDCLQVELMDYRDLKHSGAQFDRVVSVGMLEHVGRGNYELFMENAEAVLKPEGLFLLHYISAQKEHEGDPWIKKYIFPGGTIPSLREIIDILPEYEFHVLDIESLRRHYNRTLLCWRENFLKHRAEIARMQGEEFTRMWELYLASCAATFNNGIIDLHQILVSKGINNRLPMTRVV, from the coding sequence ATGAACGAATTTTTGACAAGTTATCTAGGCGGCATCATACCGGTAGCATTCAGGATTCAAAGTGGTGAGGAAAGCATGATCGTAGGAAGGGACCGGCCTGAGTTTACGGTCACGCTTAACGAAGATCTGGACAAGAAAGAATTGCTGACCAGTACTTCTCTGGCGCTTGGGGAGGCTTATATGAAGGAAGAACTGGAAGTAGACAGAGACTTATATGAAGTCTTGAATCTGTTTCTTGGACAGATGGGAAAGTTTAAGACGGATAAATCTGCTTTGAAAAAATTAATCCTTACATCAAAAGCAAAAAAGAACCAAGAAAAAGAGGTAAGGTCTCACTATGATATCGGCAATGAATTCTACCGTCTGTGGCTGGATGAAACGATGAGCTATTCCTGTGGATATTTTAAAAATGCAGAGGATACGCTGTATGACGCGCAGGTTAATAAGGCGGATCATATTCTGGAGAAACTGCAGCTTCAGGAGGGAATGACCTTGCTGGATATTGGATGTGGATGGGGATTCCTTCTAATGCGGGCCGCAAAAAAATATGGGATAAAGGGAACCGGCATTACGCTTAGCAAAGAGCAGTACCAGAAGTTTTCAGAGGATATCGAGAGAGAAGGCTTGAAGGACTGTCTGCAAGTCGAGTTGATGGATTACCGGGACTTGAAGCATAGCGGCGCCCAGTTTGACCGCGTGGTGAGCGTAGGGATGCTGGAACATGTGGGCAGAGGCAACTATGAATTATTCATGGAGAATGCGGAAGCAGTGCTGAAGCCGGAAGGGTTATTCCTTCTGCATTACATCAGCGCTCAGAAGGAGCATGAGGGCGACCCATGGATAAAAAAATATATTTTCCCGGGAGGAACGATCCCCAGCCTGCGCGAAATTATTGATATTCTTCCAGAATACGAATTCCACGTGCTGGATATTGAGAGTCTGCGCCGTCATTATAATAGAACCCTGCTTTGCTGGCGGGAGAATTTCCTGAAGCATAGAGCGGAGATTGCCAGAATGCAGGGAGAGGAATTTACCCGCATGTGGGAACTTTACCTGGCTTCCTGCGCAGCGACATTTAATAATGGAATTATTGATCTGCACCAGATCCTGGTCTCAAAAGGAATCAACAACAGACTGCCGATGACCAGGGTGGTATAA
- a CDS encoding radical SAM/SPASM domain-containing protein produces MGEFNLESYLSNGVENIVKGVMKASAKNPMASVYMMQAVKENKRTRQMRQKAESEGRHIPPFLIASITSQCNLHCKGCYARANHSCCDEEDGKEKLLDAGQWEAIFEQAAGLGISFILLAGGEPFVRKDVLYAAGRQKKILFPVFTNGTLMDNDSLEMLSRNRNLLPVLSIEGNERTTDARRGDGVFCTLKQTMEDLKSSGILFGASVTIHKENAKEVLSEEFLEDLRMSGCKAVIYVEYVPVDHASMELAFDDSDRKAMQERLAVLKEEDEKMLYIAFPGDEKSSGGCLAAGRGFFHINASGGAEPCPFSPYSDTCLTEASLEEALGSPLFKRLKEEGALMGEHIGGCVLFEQEKKVKELLGGNL; encoded by the coding sequence ATGGGAGAGTTTAATCTGGAGTCCTATCTGAGCAACGGAGTAGAAAATATCGTAAAAGGCGTTATGAAAGCCTCGGCCAAGAATCCTATGGCCAGCGTCTATATGATGCAGGCAGTAAAAGAAAATAAGCGGACAAGGCAGATGAGACAGAAAGCCGAGAGCGAGGGGAGGCACATTCCGCCCTTCCTGATTGCCAGCATTACCAGTCAGTGCAACCTTCACTGTAAAGGATGCTATGCCCGGGCAAATCACAGCTGCTGCGATGAAGAGGATGGCAAGGAAAAACTTCTGGATGCCGGACAATGGGAAGCAATATTCGAACAGGCGGCAGGGCTGGGGATCAGTTTTATCCTTTTAGCTGGCGGCGAGCCTTTTGTCAGGAAGGACGTACTTTATGCGGCGGGACGGCAGAAGAAGATATTGTTCCCTGTATTTACCAACGGAACTTTAATGGACAATGATTCTCTGGAAATGCTATCCAGGAACCGTAATCTGCTGCCAGTGCTGAGCATAGAAGGGAACGAGAGAACGACGGATGCAAGGCGCGGGGATGGCGTATTTTGTACATTAAAGCAGACGATGGAAGATCTGAAGTCAAGTGGGATCTTATTCGGGGCATCGGTAACCATACATAAGGAAAATGCGAAGGAGGTATTGTCAGAGGAATTCCTGGAGGATCTGAGGATGTCCGGCTGCAAAGCCGTTATCTATGTAGAGTATGTACCGGTTGACCATGCAAGCATGGAATTGGCATTTGATGATTCTGACAGGAAGGCCATGCAGGAGCGGCTTGCGGTACTTAAGGAAGAAGATGAGAAGATGCTGTACATAGCGTTCCCAGGAGATGAGAAAAGTTCCGGCGGATGTCTGGCGGCCGGAAGGGGGTTTTTCCATATCAATGCCAGCGGCGGCGCGGAGCCGTGTCCCTTTTCTCCATATTCCGATACCTGCCTTACAGAAGCATCTTTGGAAGAGGCGCTGGGGTCCCCTCTATTTAAAAGGCTTAAGGAAGAAGGAGCGCTGATGGGTGAGCACATTGGCGGGTGCGTGCTGTTTGAGCAAGAGAAAAAAGTAAAAGAACTGCTGGGAGGGAATCTTTAA
- a CDS encoding MFS transporter, whose protein sequence is MNKAFIKKYGTLLLLATGAGIIFQLPYIRETFYVPIQNAMNLSNAQMGLLSSGYATMSLFSYFIGGIIADKFSARKLLTFSFIATGALGLWFSTFPGYTISRVIFVLMGISTIITYWSACIKATRMLGTEEEQGRLFGLQEGLRGIMNALLVFGMTAAFTHFADEVAGASAAIKVCSIVVIIIGILNFIFIEDTKKEENSESFIEVTKGMFKALLIPRVWLLVAIVFTAYSVYGLIAYATTFAQKFYGLSAASAATLGGIRYLIQGAGGIVGGFLADKLKSRFKVIIGGCIGLALSFGLFIVVPSKASLCVMVVANFFVGLFFIYAVRSQYFAVHDDAGIPLNMSGRVSGIASCLGYTPDIFMYTLVGSWMDNYGRTGYNMTWAYAMVAAVLCAIITFILSRIVKKEKAAKAQ, encoded by the coding sequence ATGAACAAAGCTTTTATTAAGAAGTATGGCACTCTGCTTCTTCTAGCAACTGGTGCCGGAATCATCTTTCAGTTGCCGTACATAAGAGAAACCTTCTATGTACCGATTCAGAATGCAATGAACCTGTCTAACGCGCAGATGGGACTGTTATCATCCGGTTATGCGACAATGTCACTTTTCTCTTATTTTATAGGCGGTATTATAGCCGATAAGTTTTCAGCGAGAAAGCTGCTTACTTTCTCCTTTATCGCAACGGGTGCCCTGGGACTTTGGTTCTCCACATTCCCTGGCTATACCATAAGCCGTGTTATCTTCGTACTTATGGGTATCTCTACTATTATCACCTACTGGTCCGCATGCATCAAGGCAACGCGTATGCTCGGTACTGAGGAAGAGCAGGGACGTCTGTTCGGACTTCAGGAAGGACTCAGAGGTATTATGAACGCTCTGCTTGTATTCGGTATGACGGCTGCATTTACTCACTTTGCAGATGAAGTTGCCGGAGCATCCGCAGCAATCAAAGTATGCTCTATCGTAGTTATTATCATTGGTATCCTTAACTTTATCTTTATCGAAGATACAAAGAAGGAAGAGAATTCCGAATCCTTTATAGAAGTTACAAAGGGTATGTTCAAGGCTCTCCTGATCCCGAGAGTATGGCTGCTTGTAGCAATCGTCTTCACTGCTTACAGCGTATACGGACTGATTGCATATGCAACCACATTTGCACAGAAATTCTATGGATTATCCGCTGCATCAGCTGCTACGCTCGGCGGTATCCGTTACCTCATCCAGGGTGCTGGCGGTATTGTCGGCGGTTTCCTGGCAGATAAGTTGAAATCCCGCTTTAAAGTTATCATCGGCGGATGTATCGGTCTGGCTTTATCTTTCGGCCTCTTTATCGTCGTACCATCAAAAGCCAGCCTCTGCGTCATGGTAGTAGCAAACTTCTTCGTCGGCCTGTTCTTTATCTACGCCGTAAGAAGCCAGTACTTCGCAGTGCATGACGATGCAGGCATCCCGCTCAACATGAGTGGCCGTGTATCTGGTATTGCATCCTGCTTAGGCTACACGCCTGACATCTTTATGTATACCTTAGTCGGCAGCTGGATGGATAATTACGGCAGGACCGGCTACAATATGACATGGGCTTATGCAATGGTTGCCGCAGTACTCTGTGCTATCATTACCTTTATCTTAAGCCGCATCGTGAAAAAGGAAAAAGCTGCAAAGGCACAGTAA
- a CDS encoding sporulation initiation factor Spo0A C-terminal domain-containing protein, which yields MDKRVKDTLLTLGIRSTYQGFHYIKHALCLCLDDGDKIQSICKYIYPEVARKYQTSQDNVEHCMRTAIAYCWYNGNREYLIKIARYPLKEKPTNSEFLDILYNALEG from the coding sequence ATGGATAAACGTGTTAAAGATACTTTGCTCACTCTTGGCATACGTTCTACGTACCAGGGCTTCCACTATATTAAGCATGCTCTATGTCTCTGCCTTGATGACGGAGATAAGATCCAGTCCATCTGCAAGTACATATATCCGGAAGTTGCCAGGAAATACCAGACATCTCAAGATAATGTCGAACATTGTATGCGCACCGCCATAGCTTATTGCTGGTATAATGGAAACCGGGAATACCTAATAAAAATAGCCCGGTATCCGTTGAAAGAAAAACCGACTAATAGCGAGTTCCTTGATATCCTGTATAATGCCCTTGAAGGTTAA
- a CDS encoding Rpn family recombination-promoting nuclease/putative transposase, which yields MGKNDIAVKQWLSAKDRFADLFNMMIFGGITVVHPQDLEDMEGEADIFVPDKAGGESGIKRYRDIVKRWGNTATFAVMAVENQDKIHYAMPVRNMIYDGLAYTSQMNQIWEQRSENREKMSDAEFLSRFRKGDRLYPVITAVLYYGTKPWDASLNIHGMLRLDDSSGKFRRIKEYIPNYRINLIDAERLERTELFRTDLQQIFGMLKYRGKKRELIRYINQHKDYFSNLDQETYRAARVFLNSEKQLKDIAGDEKEAIDMCKALEELYEEGMEKGMEKGEERLNQLIKRLLADSREEEISKVVGDREYRQRLYHDFQL from the coding sequence ATGGGTAAGAACGACATAGCAGTAAAACAATGGCTTTCTGCAAAAGACCGGTTTGCAGATTTATTTAACATGATGATTTTCGGAGGCATCACGGTCGTGCATCCGCAGGATTTGGAAGATATGGAGGGAGAGGCAGATATCTTTGTTCCTGACAAGGCAGGAGGGGAGAGTGGGATAAAGCGTTATCGAGACATTGTAAAGCGATGGGGAAATACGGCGACGTTTGCGGTGATGGCTGTGGAAAACCAGGACAAGATTCATTACGCTATGCCAGTAAGGAATATGATATATGATGGACTGGCATATACCTCGCAGATGAATCAGATATGGGAGCAGCGCAGCGAGAATAGGGAAAAGATGTCGGATGCAGAATTCTTGTCCCGCTTTCGGAAAGGAGATCGCCTCTATCCAGTGATTACCGCGGTTCTATACTATGGGACAAAGCCCTGGGATGCAAGCCTTAATATTCATGGAATGCTTCGTCTGGATGACAGCAGCGGAAAATTCAGGCGTATCAAGGAATATATCCCGAACTATAGGATTAATCTGATTGACGCGGAAAGGCTGGAACGGACAGAACTTTTTCGCACGGATTTACAACAGATTTTTGGCATGTTAAAATACAGGGGAAAGAAGCGGGAATTAATTCGATACATTAATCAGCATAAAGACTATTTTAGTAATCTGGATCAGGAAACTTATCGTGCAGCCAGAGTATTCCTTAATTCTGAAAAGCAGCTGAAGGATATCGCAGGCGATGAAAAGGAGGCGATTGATATGTGCAAGGCATTAGAGGAACTATATGAAGAAGGTATGGAAAAGGGCATGGAAAAAGGCGAGGAACGATTGAACCAGTTGATAAAACGGCTGCTTGCGGATTCCAGAGAGGAAGAGATATCGAAGGTAGTGGGGGATAGGGAGTATCGCCAGCGGCTATATCACGATTTTCAATTATAA
- a CDS encoding TetR/AcrR family transcriptional regulator: protein MLDDTQEKIIKATMELVMEKGYSNTTTKDIARSAGINECTIFRKFRGKKEVILAAMEKPEWNPDLKPEDFEGYSGDMLEDLTRFSKVYMQKVTPRMVKVSIGLRTPELYPYTAKGILKIPQTFKKALKEYFVEMKERGKIRRADPEELAMMFLSMNFGFVFLKASFGSELSPIESAAYIESSINTFVKGIL from the coding sequence ATGCTTGACGATACCCAGGAAAAGATTATTAAAGCGACGATGGAACTGGTGATGGAAAAAGGATATTCCAATACCACGACGAAAGACATTGCCCGAAGCGCCGGGATCAATGAATGTACAATTTTCCGCAAATTCAGGGGTAAGAAGGAAGTCATACTGGCAGCGATGGAAAAGCCGGAGTGGAATCCGGATTTAAAGCCAGAAGACTTTGAAGGATATTCGGGAGATATGCTGGAAGATCTTACTCGTTTTTCCAAAGTTTATATGCAGAAGGTAACGCCCCGAATGGTAAAGGTATCTATCGGGCTTCGTACGCCTGAATTATATCCTTATACTGCCAAAGGAATCTTGAAGATTCCTCAGACCTTCAAGAAGGCATTAAAAGAATATTTTGTGGAGATGAAGGAACGAGGAAAGATCCGGCGGGCAGATCCGGAGGAACTGGCAATGATGTTCTTGTCCATGAATTTTGGGTTCGTATTTTTGAAGGCATCTTTCGGCTCTGAACTTTCACCGATCGAAAGTGCAGCGTATATCGAAAGTAGCATAAACACTTTTGTAAAAGGGATTCTATAA
- a CDS encoding TetR/AcrR family transcriptional regulator — MTTRERIVDEALTLFSIKGFKGTSVKNIADAVGIKDSSLYKHFKSKREIFDTIVLKMRKRMECMTEQIGLPDEEKLEEAAKFYGRITLEDLQEFSRKAFLFYLKDEFISRFWRLANMEQYQNPEIYEIYRQIFMEESIAYQKQLFSMMIHNGSFAKGDPQIMAISFYAPIFFLLSKYNGREEGVSEALDILDRQIQEFYQIYSRRSQEKE, encoded by the coding sequence ATGACAACGAGAGAAAGAATCGTGGATGAGGCGTTGACTCTGTTTTCAATAAAGGGCTTTAAAGGAACCAGCGTCAAGAATATAGCAGATGCGGTAGGAATTAAGGATAGTTCGTTGTATAAGCATTTTAAGAGTAAAAGAGAAATCTTTGATACGATTGTCCTAAAGATGCGCAAGAGGATGGAGTGCATGACAGAGCAAATCGGACTGCCGGATGAAGAAAAACTGGAAGAGGCCGCGAAGTTCTACGGCAGGATCACGCTTGAAGATTTGCAGGAGTTCAGCCGTAAGGCATTTCTCTTTTATCTGAAGGATGAATTCATCTCCCGATTCTGGCGACTGGCAAATATGGAGCAGTATCAGAATCCGGAGATATACGAGATTTACAGGCAAATATTCATGGAAGAAAGCATTGCGTACCAGAAGCAGCTCTTCAGTATGATGATACACAATGGCTCTTTTGCAAAAGGGGATCCGCAAATAATGGCAATCAGCTTCTATGCGCCTATCTTTTTTCTGCTGAGCAAATATAATGGCAGGGAAGAGGGCGTATCGGAGGCCCTTGACATCCTGGACAGGCAGATACAGGAATTTTACCAAATATACAGCCGGAGAAGCCAAGAGAAAGAATAG
- a CDS encoding DUF975 family protein: MMNRKIMKKAAKRSLKKHYWIFLAACLIAAFLNVEFSGTLSFAQVNVKPAQEAEGSPSSGNTALQQAGAWDVMNDILSGNEKEGKQLSEQIRQAQIQQSGQANPAFGRSRGVLAQAVNSITSGSLFVTIASAVNGMVKSKEVALLILIGLSMTLMLGFWFFVTNVYMVISRRIFLEGRNFEIVPIQRFLFLFRVRKWTKAAWTMLVKYIYEFLWSLTVIGGIIKHYSYYMVPYIVAENPDISAKNAIRLSRKMMNGHKWECFVFELSFLGWSMLGAVTMGLSQVLYSNPYRVASFTEYYVALRKMAKERNIPEAQQLNDIYLYRPAGREALDLAYADVIAVMKKPKKEIDDLKGIRKFFADYLGILLFPSAKEREYEKDQAERTRIFALQRAVEGKCYPSRLDPIPEMAKRQKVETVHYMRHYTVWSLILLFFIFSCIGWVWEVSLHLVNDGEFVNRGVLHGPWLPIYGSGGVLILTVLNKFRKNPAAEFVAIVVLCGVVEYFTSYYLEVTQGKKWWDYSGYFLNLNGRICAEGLLVFGVGGMAIVYALAPVLDNFIRRQKLKVVIPACLVLLGAYIGDAAYSSEHPNAGKGITDYQSRDVRLDMYANK, encoded by the coding sequence ATGATGAATAGAAAAATAATGAAAAAGGCAGCAAAGCGCAGCCTAAAGAAGCACTATTGGATCTTCCTGGCTGCGTGCCTGATCGCGGCTTTTCTGAATGTGGAATTTTCCGGGACTCTGAGTTTTGCACAGGTGAATGTAAAGCCGGCCCAAGAGGCAGAAGGAAGTCCATCTTCCGGGAACACCGCGCTTCAGCAGGCAGGCGCGTGGGATGTTATGAATGATATCCTCAGCGGCAATGAGAAGGAAGGAAAGCAGCTGTCCGAGCAGATCAGGCAGGCGCAGATTCAGCAGTCCGGGCAAGCGAATCCCGCATTTGGCAGGAGCAGAGGCGTGCTGGCCCAGGCGGTGAACTCTATTACATCCGGCTCTTTATTTGTAACCATCGCGTCTGCGGTCAATGGAATGGTGAAGTCAAAAGAGGTGGCGCTTCTGATCCTGATTGGCCTTAGCATGACATTGATGCTGGGCTTCTGGTTCTTTGTTACCAATGTATATATGGTGATTTCCAGAAGGATATTTCTGGAGGGGCGTAATTTTGAGATCGTGCCGATCCAGCGTTTCCTTTTTCTGTTCCGCGTGCGGAAATGGACGAAGGCGGCATGGACCATGCTGGTCAAATACATATATGAGTTTTTGTGGTCATTGACGGTTATTGGAGGGATCATCAAGCATTATTCTTATTACATGGTGCCATATATTGTGGCAGAGAATCCGGATATTTCCGCAAAGAACGCAATCCGGCTGTCCAGGAAGATGATGAATGGGCATAAGTGGGAATGCTTTGTATTTGAACTGTCATTTCTTGGATGGAGTATGCTGGGAGCAGTTACGATGGGGCTGTCACAGGTGCTGTATTCCAATCCATACAGGGTGGCATCTTTTACAGAGTATTATGTTGCCCTTAGAAAAATGGCCAAAGAACGGAACATACCGGAGGCGCAGCAGTTAAATGATATCTATCTGTATCGGCCCGCCGGGAGGGAAGCACTGGATCTTGCATATGCTGATGTGATTGCGGTGATGAAAAAGCCAAAGAAGGAGATAGACGACCTGAAAGGCATCCGCAAGTTCTTTGCGGACTATTTGGGCATCCTGCTGTTCCCGAGCGCAAAAGAGAGAGAGTATGAGAAGGATCAGGCAGAGCGGACCAGGATCTTTGCCCTGCAAAGAGCGGTAGAAGGGAAGTGCTACCCCAGCCGCCTGGATCCGATTCCAGAGATGGCGAAGCGGCAGAAGGTAGAGACGGTTCATTATATGCGTCATTATACGGTGTGGTCCCTGATACTATTATTCTTTATATTTTCCTGCATCGGATGGGTATGGGAAGTAAGTCTTCATCTGGTAAATGACGGTGAATTTGTCAACCGCGGAGTCCTCCATGGCCCATGGCTTCCGATATATGGAAGCGGCGGCGTTCTGATCCTTACCGTGCTCAATAAGTTTCGCAAGAACCCGGCGGCAGAATTTGTGGCGATCGTCGTATTGTGCGGAGTGGTGGAATATTTTACTTCTTATTATCTGGAAGTGACCCAGGGAAAGAAATGGTGGGATTATAGCGGATATTTCCTGAACCTGAATGGCCGCATCTGCGCGGAAGGGCTGCTGGTATTTGGCGTGGGAGGCATGGCTATTGTATATGCGCTGGCCCCTGTCCTGGATAACTTTATACGGAGACAGAAGCTAAAGGTAGTGATTCCTGCCTGTCTGGTACTTCTAGGAGCCTATATAGGAGATGCCGCATATTCGTCGGAGCATCCCAATGCGGGAAAAGGGATCACGGACTATCAAAGCAGGGATGTAAGACTTGACATGTATGCCAATAAATGA